A genomic segment from Helicobacter sp. NHP19-012 encodes:
- a CDS encoding dynamin family protein: MWRAGGGEYQNHENLKQTQAKVQKFLKECQKARADVQVRAPLEGLQGVFEQAVQNRNFLKVLQGYIPENAQELQGFLDQIEQFLKRDAGFQIAFVGTIKAGKSTLINAMLQKDYASVDVNPETAVLTKFKYGSKPLTTIRFYSVAEWARLLKSATDSGGKFFKEYQQSKAEQEKDKWLGMSAISEPLSKECLAKYTSSRSPVHYFVKEVLIEFPEFPYEKNIVFVDTPGLNDPVAYRSNVTRDYIQNANVVLMCVECKNLQGQELDTIFRIFDNTCGHPEKVYTLGTHYDILNNPAKDWEKIKAKWTEWLTTDHTGRGKTGYNPKLAQQNIIHVSGHLSLLCTLAKQGALSTEEEKQLKKLCYGFFESDKIAPHLKELQKISNVEAIHQRIKEDVLDSAQQEILEDTRRSYAVIQQEMKHYFGNHAKSLGESYASVRGDTAQINAKLEQDRHKLEELEKSKQEFESLIADFDAESKSVLDNLDAEIDKIIKESGV, translated from the coding sequence GTGTGGCGCGCTGGGGGGGGTGAATACCAAAACCACGAAAACCTCAAGCAAACCCAAGCAAAAGTCCAAAAATTTTTAAAAGAGTGCCAAAAGGCGAGGGCGGATGTGCAGGTGCGTGCTCCGCTTGAGGGCTTGCAGGGGGTGTTTGAGCAAGCGGTGCAAAACCGCAATTTTTTAAAAGTCTTGCAGGGCTATATACCAGAAAACGCCCAAGAGTTGCAGGGCTTTCTCGATCAAATCGAGCAGTTTTTAAAACGCGATGCGGGTTTTCAAATCGCCTTTGTGGGCACGATCAAGGCGGGTAAATCTACTTTGATTAATGCCATGCTCCAAAAGGATTACGCTAGCGTGGATGTCAATCCCGAAACTGCTGTACTCACCAAGTTTAAATACGGCTCTAAGCCTCTAACCACGATCAGATTTTACAGCGTAGCGGAGTGGGCACGGCTTTTAAAGAGTGCAACGGATAGTGGGGGCAAATTCTTCAAAGAATACCAGCAATCTAAAGCCGAGCAAGAAAAAGACAAGTGGCTAGGGATGTCTGCCATCAGCGAGCCCTTGAGTAAAGAGTGCTTGGCTAAATACACTTCATCCAGATCGCCCGTGCATTATTTTGTCAAAGAGGTGCTTATTGAGTTCCCCGAGTTCCCCTATGAAAAAAACATCGTTTTCGTGGATACCCCGGGCTTGAATGACCCCGTTGCTTACCGCTCCAATGTTACACGCGACTACATCCAAAACGCTAATGTGGTGTTGATGTGCGTGGAGTGCAAGAATTTACAGGGGCAGGAATTAGACACCATTTTTAGGATTTTTGACAACACTTGCGGACACCCCGAAAAAGTCTATACACTCGGCACGCATTACGACATTTTAAACAACCCTGCTAAAGACTGGGAGAAAATCAAAGCCAAATGGACGGAGTGGCTGACAACCGATCACACAGGCAGGGGCAAAACGGGTTATAACCCCAAGCTTGCCCAGCAAAACATCATCCATGTTTCGGGGCATTTGTCTTTGCTTTGCACTTTAGCCAAACAGGGGGCTTTAAGCACAGAGGAGGAAAAACAACTTAAAAAGCTGTGTTATGGCTTCTTTGAAAGCGATAAAATCGCCCCCCACCTCAAAGAATTGCAAAAAATCTCCAATGTGGAGGCGATCCACCAGAGGATTAAAGAGGATGTGCTGGATAGTGCCCAACAAGAAATCTTAGAGGACACTCGCAGAAGTTATGCCGTCATCCAACAAGAAATGAAGCATTATTTTGGCAACCACGCTAAGAGTTTGGGTGAGAGTTACGCCAGTGTGCGAGGAGACACAGCCCAAATCAACGCCAAGCTAGAGCAGGACAGACATAAGTTAGAGGAATTAGAAAAATCCAAGCAGGAGTTTGAATCCTTGATCGCGGATTTTGATGCGGAATCTAAGAGTGTCTTAGACAATCTGGACGCTGAAATCGATAAAATCATTAAAGAAAGTGGGGTGTGA
- the groES gene encoding co-chaperone GroES: MFKPLGERVLVERLEEEKKTASGIIIPDNAKEKPQMGVVKAVSHKISEGCKCLKEGDVIAFGKYKGTEIVLGGKEFMVLELEDVLGVVDSCCHGHGHEKDKDGHKHEGNCCHNH; this comes from the coding sequence ATGTTTAAACCATTAGGTGAAAGAGTGCTGGTTGAAAGACTAGAGGAAGAAAAGAAAACCGCTTCAGGGATCATCATCCCCGACAACGCCAAAGAAAAACCCCAAATGGGCGTGGTGAAAGCCGTGAGCCATAAAATCAGTGAGGGCTGTAAATGCCTAAAAGAGGGCGATGTGATCGCTTTTGGCAAATATAAAGGCACTGAAATCGTCTTGGGCGGTAAGGAGTTCATGGTTTTAGAACTTGAAGATGTTTTGGGCGTGGTAGATTCTTGCTGCCACGGACATGGGCACGAAAAAGATAAAGACGGACACAAACACGAGGGCAACTGCTGCCACAACCACTAA